The DNA sequence TATTACATCTTTAGGAGAAGTCCATCCATTAATTTTTCCAACTAAATTTATTCCAAGTATTTTAGGAAAATTCAATTCTAAAATTGATCCAGACATAACTTCAGCTGCATCAGCACCCCCAACTCCTATCGCTAGCATACCTAATCCTCCTGCATTAGGGGTATGAGAATCAGTTCCTATAATCAAACCTCCAGGAAATGCATAATTTTCTAAAATAATCTGATGAATAATCCCTGATCCGGGATTCCAAAAATCTATTCCATATTTATGAGATGCTGATCTCAAAAAATTATAGATTTCTTCATTTTTTTCTATAGCGTTTTTTAAATCTAAATCTACTCCATATTGAGCCGATATGAGATGATCACAATGAATAGAAGTCGGAATAGCCGTTTTATTTTTTTTAGTTTGCATAAATTGAAGTAATGTCATTTGAGCAGTTGCATCTTGCATTGCAATACGATCAGGTAACAAATCTATATAACATTCATTCTCCAATTTTTTATTTTCTCTAAAAGGATTTTCTCTCTTATTTATTTTATTTTCTAAATGGGAATATAAAATTTTTTCCGAATAAGTCATAGGGTGATCTATTACATTTCGTATTTTTTCAATTTTATATAAAAAATTTTTATAAAAATTTCGAATTATATCAAAATCAAAAATCATAAAATAATTTTTTTAGAAAAAAATATACATAACTATATAACAATTAATCATGTTTCGTTTAAAAAAATACTGATTTTTTTGTAAAAATCCATGGGATTATCTATATGGATCCAATGATTGGATTTTTTTACAATCCAAATTTTGGATTTTGGGAATAATGTTCTTGTATAATTATAATCTTTATCAAGAATGAAATTTGAATATTCTCCTCGTAAGAATAATGTAGGTCCATAATATGAACCATTTTTTATTTCTTCATAAATTAGAGAATCATAATTTTTTTCAATATTCAATAATGAAAAATGAAAACATAATTTTCCATTTTTTTGTTTTTTAGTGCATTTATAAGAAAAAAATGACCTAATTTTTAGATCAGAAATCCATTTTTTTAAAAAAAAATCAAGATCTTTTTTAGTATTAATAATATTAAAATTCACTTTTTTCAAAATATGGATTAATTTTTTTTGATTATTAATCCGACCTTTAGGACTTATGTCCACAATTATGATTTTTTTTGGGATTTTAGGATACTTTATAGAAAACCTCATGACAGCTCTTCCTCCCATAGAATGCCCTAATAATATAGGATGATTTAATTTATGATAATAAATATACTCTAATATATCTTTTGATATAAGATCATAATTCATTTTTTCGGAAAAAAAACTTTTTCCATGGTTTCTTATATCTAATAAATGAACTTGATAGTTATTTTCAAATTTTCTAGCAAATGAAACCCAATTTTCTCCATTTCCAAATAATCCATGAAAAACCAAAATAGAAGAACCAGATCCGTAAATATTAGAATGTAATATCATTTTTTTACTTTTACTTTTTTTTTATTAAAAGTCTTTTTAAATAACTTTGAATTGTATTTTCTAATCCCATATATATGGATTCTTTAATTAAAGCATGTCCAACTGATACTTCTAATATATAGGGTATTTTTTCAATTAAAAAAGAAATATTATCTAAATTTAAATCATGACCAGCGTTAATTGACATATGATGATTCAAAATTAATTTTGCTGTATCAACATACGGATCAATACAATCCATTTTTTTATTATTATATCCTATGGAAAAAGGTCCAGTATATAATTCTATTCTATCTGTTC is a window from the Blattabacterium cuenoti STAT genome containing:
- a CDS encoding alpha/beta fold hydrolase — its product is MILHSNIYGSGSSILVFHGLFGNGENWVSFARKFENNYQVHLLDIRNHGKSFFSEKMNYDLISKDILEYIYYHKLNHPILLGHSMGGRAVMRFSIKYPKIPKKIIIVDISPKGRINNQKKLIHILKKVNFNIINTKKDLDFFLKKWISDLKIRSFFSYKCTKKQKNGKLCFHFSLLNIEKNYDSLIYEEIKNGSYYGPTLFLRGEYSNFILDKDYNYTRTLFPKSKIWIVKKSNHWIHIDNPMDFYKKISIFLNET